A DNA window from Drosophila virilis strain 15010-1051.87 chromosome 4, Dvir_AGI_RSII-ME, whole genome shotgun sequence contains the following coding sequences:
- the PRL-1 gene encoding PRL-1 phosphatase codes for MRQKDLRPAPALIEYKGMKFLITDRPSDITINHYIMELKKNNVNTVVRVCEPSYNTDELEAQGITVKDLAFDDGTFPPQQVVDEWFEVLKDKYQQNPEACVAVHCVAGLGRAPVLVALALIELGLKYEAAVEMIRDKRRGAINAKQLSFLERYKPKARLKHKNGHKNSCSVQ; via the exons ATGCGTCAAAAAGATCTGCGCCCAGCACCTGCTCTTATTGAGTATAAGGGCATGAAGTTCCTAATCACCGATCGACCATCAGACATAACAATTAATCACTATATAATG GAGCTTAAAAAGAACAATGTTAACACTGTGGTGCGTGTGTGCGAGCCCAGCTACAATACCGATGAGCTGGAGGCCCAAGGCATTACTGTCAAGGATCTGGCCTTTGACGACGGCACCTTTCCGCCGCAGCAGGTCGTTGACGAATGGTTTGAGGTTTTGAAGGACAA ATACCAGCAGAATCCTGAGGCTTGCGTTGCCGTGCACTGTGTGGCTGGTCTGGGACGTGCCCCCGTTTTGGTAGCACTTGCACTCATCGAATTGGGCTTGAAATATGAAGCGGCTGTTGAAATGATTAGAGA tAAGCGACGCGGCGCCATCAATGCCAAGCAACTGTCATTTTTGGAAAGATACAAGCCGAAGGCGCGGCTAAAGCACAAAAATGGCCACAAAAATTCATGTTCTGTGCAATAG
- the LOC116651444 gene encoding uncharacterized protein, whose amino-acid sequence MKQSSSRSIWCLLSVVIDQRLRIDTCRYLIEILSRRITGD is encoded by the coding sequence ATGAAACAGAGCTCATCGCGCAGCATTTGGTGTCTGCTCAGTGTTGTAATCGATCAGCGTCTTAGAATTGACACCTGTCGATATCTAATCGAGATTTTATCGCGCCGCATTACAGGCGATTAA
- the EndoGI gene encoding uncharacterized protein EndoGI codes for MLKRKAEISETDNEMATTASKTSPTTPVQGDFIISKEEPLKDYIKLIETRVTIDQIVDDEVTKDNFNRIASAARDVIWQLLFSDETPDAESQKKAGELLEELKSDVSFYGPWTYNEWIVKVRDELLKRQLIDFWRDTIVHKQLGPCWSRDSDLFDCDDEPPLEFYAHAGCVAPFAASLKVRAAEKAATSGDEEASNQIERDSNNATALTGDFEAHISKTEPLSDYRDLMKRYVLTTVIVPDEIHKKNVEKIGQAARNVVWQLLFEGTPTDVEYQKAAELLQEYKSDAGFYGPWEYNDWIVKLRDELLQRNMLTFWGDMIVKRELGPCCARDSDFFDGDDSVPVEFYNKAGFKAPFNMPQK; via the exons ATGTTAAAACGCAAAGCTGAAATTTCAGAAACAGACAACGAAATGGCGACGACAGCATCAAAAACAAGTCCCACAACACCCGTGCAG GGGGATTTTATCATTAGCAAGGAAGAGCCCCTCAAGGACTACATCAAGCTGATCGAGACTCGCGTAACAATAGATCAAATAGTCGACGATGAGGTCACCAAGGATAACTTCAATAGAATCGCAAGCGCGGCACGTGACGTCATCTGGCAATTGTTGTTCAGCGACGAGACGCCCGACGCTGAGTCACAGAAAAAAGCTGGCGAGTTGCTCGAAGAACTGAAGAGTGACGTAAGCTTCTATGGGCCCTGGACCTACAACGAGTGGATAGTGAAGGTGCGCGACGAGCTCCTGAAAAGACAACTCATCGACTTCTGGCGGGACACTATTGTGCACAAGCAGTTGGGACCCTGCTGGTCCCGCGACTCGGATCTGTTTGACTGCGACGATGAGCCACCGCTGGAGTTCTATGCGCATGCCGGTTGCGTGGCGCCCTTTGCAGCCAGCCTGAAGGTGCGAGCTGCAGAGAAGGCCGCAACAAGCGGCGACGAGGAGGCCAGCAATCAGATCGAGCGTGACTCAAATAATGCGACAGCCTTGACGGGCGACTTTGAGGCGCACATAAGTAAGACGGAGCCGCTCAGCGACTATCGCGACCTGATGAAACGCTATGTGCTGACCACCGTCATTGTGCCGGATGAGATACACAAGAAGAATGTCGAAAAGATTGGCCAGGCAGCACGCAATGTCGTTTGGCAGCTGCTCTTCGAGGGCACGCCCACGGATGTTGAGTACCAGAAGGCCGCCGAGCTGCTGCAGGAGTACAAGAGCGATGCTGGCTTCTATGGTCCATGGGAATACAACGATTGGATTGTCAAGCTCCGCgatgagctgctgcagcgcaaCATGCTTACTTTCTGGGGTGATATGATTGTCAAGAGGGAGCTGGGTCCGTGCTGTGCTCGAGATTCAGATTTCTTTGATGGCGATGATTCAGTGCCCGTGGAGTTCTACAACAAGGCGGGTTTCAAGGCGCCCTTCAACATGCCGCAAAAGTAA
- the twe gene encoding cdc25-like protein phosphatase twine — protein sequence MAGKRLSLMLEESGHEPEQLLASDRDNLENTKPSSAKRHKANGKLCSESPLQRMLQRQTSGNSSILSPITELSQNMRDTLLDGGGTPKSSTLRSFNSVSSSYDSSNSLDDEYMAMFELETLEQLPLAKLPGDLDALISGQLKTSEHEATPKNRSVRRCLSMSQQDSLDAMPPEQCKTTYDAQLQHPPATNQMRKVVSMNDADILNALAEEPALIGDLSKPCALPVLLSGVRHRDLKTISCETLARLMRGEFAELLGHYQIIDCRYPYEFNGGHIRGALNLYTRAQIKDAFPTEAADQSGDQSAGQRRIYVFHCEFSSERGPKLLRYLRNNDRHVHTHNYPSLDYPELYLLHNGYKEFFASYMDLCEPCNYVPMLAPAHNEEYRLFRAKTKSWQCGDSDGGDSGIGGAEAGSGSGSSSSTRSRTLRKSRSRLLYAE from the coding sequence ATGGCGGGGAAGCGGCTTAGCCTGATGCTGGAGGAAAGCGGGCACGAGCCCGAACAGCTGCTGGCGTCAGATCGCGACAATCTGGAGAACACCAAGCCGAGTTCGGCGAAGCGCCACAAGGCGAATGGCAAACTATGCTCCGAGTCGCCATTGCAGCGCATGCTGCAGCGCCAGACTTCCGGCAACTCGAGCATCCTTTCGCCGATCACCGAGCTGTCGCAGAACATGCGTGACACGCTGCTCGATGGCGGCGGCACGCCAAAGTCGAGCACGCTGCGCAGCTTCAATAGCGTCTCGTCCAGCTACGACTCCAGCAACTCGCTGGATGACGAATACATGGCCATGTTTGAGCTGGAAACGTtggagcagctgccgctggccAAGCTGCCTGGCGATTTGGATGCACTGATCAGCGGCCAGCTGAAGACTAGCGAGCACGAGGCAACGCCTAAGAATCGTTCCGTACGTCGCTGCCTGAGCATGTCCCAGCAGGATTCGCTGGATGCCATGCCCCCAGAGCAGTGCAAAACCACATATGATGCACAACTGCAACACCCGCCCGCTACGAACCAAATGCGCAAAGTCGTGTCCATGAACGATGCGGACATACTCAATGCCCTGGCCGAGGAGCCGGCACTGATCGGGGATCTGAGCAAGCCGTGCGCCCTGCCCGTGCTGCTCTCCGGCGTGCGGCATCGTGACCTCAAGACAATATCATGCGAAACCCTGGCTCGTCTGATGCGCGGCGAATTCGCCGAACTGTTGGGCCATTACCAAATAATCGATTGTCGCTATCCGTACGAGTTTAATGGCGGTCACATTCGTGGAGCGCTAAACCTTTATACACGCGCTCAAATCAAGGATGCCTTTCCAACGGAGGCAGCTGACCAGTCCGGCGACCAGTCCGCCGGACAGCGCCGCATTTACGTGTTCCACTGCGAGTTCTCCTCGGAGCGCGGCCCAAAGCTGCTGCGCTATCTGCGCAACAACGATCGCCATGTGCACACCCACAACTATCCCTCGCTGGACTATCCGGAGCTCTATCTGCTGCACAATGGCTACAAGGAGTTCTTCGCCAGCTACATGGATCTGTGCGAGCCCTGCAACTATGTGCCCATGCTGGCGCCGGCCCACAACGAGGAGTATCGTCTGTTTCGCGCCAAGACCAAGTCCTGGCAGTGCGGCGATAGCGACGGTGGCGACAGCGGCATTGGCGGAGCAGAagccggcagcggcagcggcagcagctcatcGACACGTTCACGCACCTTGCGTAAGTCGCGCTCCCGGCTGCTCTACGCCGAGTGA